CTTCGCCAGCTTTAATGAGACGACTGGCCACCAGATAACGGCCTTCAGCTTCTGATTCTTCGATCTAAACCAACCCAAAAAGGATAAATTCGAATGTTAAAACTTGTCAGTGTGTCAGACAAACCTTAAAAGGAGGTGCGCACAATGTCTTGTGATTTGTCCAGTCGGCTTTCTGGTGTTCGCGGGAGCAGTAGTACACTCTGCGGCACTTTGAACAACAGTTGGTGGAAGGCAATTGACACTTGGCGCACGGGAAATGTTGaaccatttttgaattagTTTGTCtcgctcgttttcttttgtttttcttttgaaaatgttcgGTGAGGGAAGTAGAAATGAAGACCTTCACATTTGTTGCGAGACGAAAGGGTGATGACGCCGACTCGTGTCCACGCAGTTCCTATATTGTGTGAGGCGTCGACCCCGTTCCGACACTCTTTCTCTCCACCGGCACGAAAATAGATTTTCGTGATGTTGCCGTACACAGCGCTTCTCGGGTCTAGACACTAAAAACTTTCGCTTCCCATTTTCGTATAAGTCAcggttgttttaaaaaaattgactgcACCTTTAAATACATTCCCCCCATGAGAaacccttttttaaaactctcTTCTTATGCAGCCGCTTTAGTCTATTCAACagacccaaaaaataaagaggaaattattttcacaatCGATCAATACAAGGACTAGCATTAGAATTCATTTCCTGTTTACTATTtacgaagaaaagaatacGCTTCTTTAAATAAACAACCGAATAAGCATCGCCAACAGCTTGAGAACGCATTCGAggccaaaaatttaaatgctcCCCAAAAGTCCGGAAAAGagttcaattttaaaagacTAGCTTCAAGATAAAAGGAAGTGATTAGAGGCGAGGGTTGCCAAGTATTTTTAGCTTTCGAGTTATGGTCAAATTTCTTGACGTGGGGAATTTCGGGGTGTTATGAATAGTTGAATAGTTTGGCCTATTAATTCAAAACGATAAGTtgggactttttcttttctctctcgttcgaGCTGTAAAGATGCACCTGGTTGCTATACGCGACGTTATCTATCCCAAACCTAATATCTCGGATGACGTTCGCTATCAATACCGACTCAACCGACGTCGTTTATCAGTCTAGGCATGGGTCCCCATTTCTACACCAAGGTATATCACAAGAGCATCCTTCCCACCCGTATTTTTTGAGCTGTCTGCCGTTGATTCATGGCATTTCAAATCGATGAATCAACATGAAAGTAGGTGTTTTCATTCAACTGTGCTTCCTCATATCCATTGGCTACGCTCAACAAACGCAAGGTAAatggaaacaattaaataGGATATTACTGTTATTGAcccagaaataaaaacagttcTTCCGGAAATTGTTACAGAACTTCCGGAACATGTCGATAAGACGACCTGCATTCCGCTTAAAAACTTACGAGACTCGTTGGTGCAACGGGGACTGGGAGAAGCCCGCAAAATACGAAAGGCATGTTTAAAAAaccatttgaaataaaaaaatattttataggaATAATGACGACGAATCTTTTTCCCTAATTAAGGTTCAACTACATTTGATCGGAAGCGGTAAGAGATAACCCGATTAGTCCTCGATTATAGTTGGATGCTATTTTAAACGTTCTGATTTCTATTCTAGGAGATATCGATGTGTCTGTCGCTATTGCAACTCGTTTTCTCGATGAAGCTGCCACCAGACCTATCGTTCACCAGTGTGGAGATTATCAAGGAACCGCCAATGACGTAATAGTAACAGTTAGTTGTTTAGAGGAAAGAGAAGGTGCGGATATTGAGGGCTACACTGGGTATGCAATCTACGCTCAATTTCACGGCGACGTCGCCAATCAAGATGCAGCTATCTGCCAAATGGACATAGTCCTCTACGACAGTACGTACATAATTCTTATCAAAATTACAACTTGAAGCGGTGTTTATACTTACCAAATTCTTTGGCTGCAGAATATGCCAACCAGAAAAgcgaaaatctgaaaaatttgGTCATCATCACCGGCATAGTCTTCGGGTTGATTCTTGGAGTCGCTGTTGGAGTAATCATCTGGTACCTCTGCGTCAAAAAGTAGGTATTTGAGTAAAGTTGCAATTTTCTAACACAAATGGTAATTATAACAAATTTACTGTACAGGCAAAGGACGGTGAAAGATGAACTTCCTTCCGGCGTGCAATACTGGGAAGAAGAGGTTGCCAAAGAAGATgtcaaaagcaaaaagaagcCAGTAGaagatgattatgatgacgaAGTGTTTTTAAGTTGATGCGATCATGCTGCCCATGCATTCTTTcgtttaaaattttgtatcCAACCATTTTGTAATCACGAATACGTTATAAATTATCTTTACGAGTTTCAAAATTACTTACACTTTCGCCTACAATGATGACAGTTGGTTTCTCACCTGTTACGCCTGTAGATCACCTGTAAAACATCACGAACAATTCTGCTAAGATTAAACAAGGAAACGCCTTTTAAATAGCATTTCGTGAAAGAAagtgtattgtttttttagagaTGTCACTTTTTCACTTCTCAAAAAATCTTGCGTTCATTTGAGAATTgaaccaaagagaaaaatgcgcgttcgaaatttttttgcgATTTTTGTTGCTGTCATTGACGTGTAAAAGTGTAGGGATTACAAAGTAAAATCGAATGGTTGAAACATTTGCCGAAAACGGGCTGTTTCTTTAACCTCTTGGTCCTTTGAAGACGGACAGTTTTTCCAGTCGACTCTATCCATGCAGTTGAGTAAATCTTGATTGGCCAGCACCTCCCGACCAAACTGCAAAGGGAAGCGCCCTTGTATGTGAGATACGAAGCGCTCCTTCTTCGGTAGTTCCAGGAAAAAGTATGGTTTGCCAGAGGGGACAACTTGGCGAAGTTCGGCGTGTGGCGGAAGCTCATCCAAGTTGATGGATTGCATAGCGGCCATTTCAACGAAAACTTCCTTGACGAGATCTTCTTTTTCACTCGGAATGGCGACGCACTGGATCTGCAGGTGAGGCGATTTGAAGCTCCGCTCGAAAAAGACGACGCTCTTACCTTTTGTCTTTAGCGCTTTCGTGATTGCTactttaaatgtataaaagCGGTTAAGGAAATTCAGTTTTACGAGtagacatttttcttatctAGTAATAAGTATAATGTGAAAAAGGATATTTGTCAACTTCTTCCAGGACTTCTTCCGGCAATTCAATTATGCTTTGATAGTGCcctattaattatttaaaaaattataatttcgaAAGATAAcacaattttaacaattagTTACCAATCGGTAAAATCAAGACGTGTTCAGGTACCAACGGACCCTTGGGCATCGCCACGTAACACTATTGAAGACAATTACACAAAACCAAATTAGAAAAACTGCAAATGAATCAAGAAAGATTTGATTTACTTACATGTTCGCCCACACTAATGACCAAATGTTTTTCAACTTCAGGACTGGAGAGGCAAAACCAACAAGGGCCTATTAATAACATAATTAAATGAGAATAGGAAATACAAATAtaacgatgaaaaaaaaaatattacccaTAGGCTTGGGAGGTGGTCGCGGTGGTCTTCCCTGATTGTTCTGTCTGCGCTTGTTACCCCGCGTGTTTCCAGACATGACATCGGCACTGACATCGTAGAAATATTGATTCCCTAATGCTTCCTGTACTTGGATAGAATTTTATG
The window above is part of the Daphnia pulex isolate KAP4 chromosome 3, ASM2113471v1 genome. Proteins encoded here:
- the LOC124190893 gene encoding uncharacterized protein LOC124190893 isoform X1, giving the protein MKVGVFIQLCFLISIGYAQQTQELPEHVDKTTCIPLKNLRDSLVQRGLGEARKIRKVQLHLIGSGDIDVSVAIATRFLDEAATRPIVHQCGDYQGTANDVIVTVSCLEEREGADIEGYTGYAIYAQFHGDVANQDAAICQMDIVLYDKYANQKSENLKNLVIITGIVFGLILGVAVGVIIWYLCVKKQRTVKDELPSGVQYWEEEVAKEDVKSKKKPVEDDYDDEVFLS
- the LOC124190893 gene encoding uncharacterized protein LOC124190893 isoform X2, whose translation is MKVGVFIQLCFLISIGYAQQTQELPEHVDKTTCIPLKNLRDSLVQRGLGEARKIRKVQLHLIGSGDIDVSVAIATRFLDEAATRPIVHQCGDYQGTANDVIVTVSCLEEREGADIEGYTGYAIYAQFHGDVANQDAAICQMDIVLYDKYANQKSENLKNLVIITGIVFGLILGVAVGVIIWYLCVKK